The Acidobacteriota bacterium DNA segment CGACAGCATGCGAAATGCGAAGGTGCCGCTGGGCGTTCTCCAGAATTGAAAGCTCCTGGCTGGATTGGAACCGGCGCGAACGCCTCATAAGCCTTCGCACGCGGATTTCCCCAACCACCATCCTCGCTGTGAAGCACATCACTCCCATCGCCCACAGAAGCAGAGCCCATTCGGGCCATACGGGTCTGGTCGGATGCCGGACGGCAGGAGAGATTACAAACTGAACATTGGCTGAGTCCGCCTGGGAATCCCCATTGGTTATCGTTCTCCTGCTCGTGGTGGCAAACGGAGATGGCGGGGATATTGGGAAATCCCAGGAAGGAAGCGTCAAAGCAAACACAGGCAAAACCAGCGCCGCACTCAACGCGAGAGTCCAGACAAGATGCCGGCTTGCAGCCGAGGAGCGCCGGAGCGCCAGGGAGAGGGCGGCGGCGATTGAGAGAAAAATTATACCCTTAAGCGTCTCTTCCAGGAGAAATGCCAAGGCGTGCCCTGAAAACCCAGGGAGATATTGCGTCCCGTTATAGGACGAAAACAGAATGCTGTTCATGACCCACCGCCATTCCTCGCCTGGTCGATCAAATCTGAAATTCGGTCTAATTCTTCGTCGGATAGACGGGCCGCCGAGGGATCCAGCAGCGCCGCTACGGCCTGGGCGGCGGAGCCTTCGAAAAATGTGTCCACCACATGCCTCAAAGCCCTGCGTCGCACGCGCCGGCGCGGCGCGGTGGGAAAGTAGACGTAACGCAGGTCCTTTTCCTCGTGCCGGATGTGCCCCTTCTCCTCCAGAATGCGTAAAAGCGCCCGGACCGCCGAATAGCTGGGAGCGCTAGGAAGCGATTCGCGGATTTCGGCCGCGGACGCCCGCTGGCGCTGATAAAGGATGTCCATGATCTGGCGCTCGCGGCGGCTGAGTTTGTCATGATCGTGGCGGATCACCGGCTCTCCATCTGCTAATCTATTAGCAGCATGCTAAGATATTAGCATATCCAGGATGAGGGTCAAGTGCTTTTCATGCGTAGCCGTCGGCGGAATAAGCGCCAGGGCACGATGTGAGAAACCACTTCGAAGACACAGCTTCTCAGTGCGTCGTGATGTGAGGAACTCTATCTTGCGACGGCGAGTGGACGGGGGATTCAGGGGGTTCTTCAAATATCTCTGCCGTGAACGCCTCGATTCGAGCGCCTTTTTTCCAGGCATCGGCGGGGAGCCCTGCCTTGAAGCAGGTTTCCTCAAGGAATTGCTCGCGGTTCCAGTTCCAGGTTATCGGGACCTGGGGCAGAAGCAAGCCGCGCCGCCAGCCACGGGTGATAATGAGCCCATGCTCGCCGAGTACGATCCTGTCTGGAGCAATATCCTTTGGTGTGGTGAGGACTGAAATTTCCATGTGCAGCAGTGGTGCTTCGTCGGGCATTACAGGAGGGAATCGGGGGTCGGCAAGCGCCGCGGCCACTGCACATTCCTGGACAGTCGTGTACAGGGGCGCGGAAGTCTGCACATGCCCTATGCAACCTCGGAGGTCTCCGTGCTTGCGGAGGGTAACAAAAGCTCCGCGTGGTTCCATGAGGGCCGGCGCAGGGTGCGGAAGTTCTTTAAGTTCCGTTACTCCGCAAACGCCTTCTTCCAGTGCCTGCCGGGCCACCCGGAGCAGAGTCTTCCGGTCCTCTTCAATGAGCGGCGGCATCTTTCTCGCCCTCTTTGTCCTTGCCGCCCGGAATCACCACCAGTTGTCCGGGAGTCTGATGTTTCAGCCGGGCTTCCATCTTCCTTCGGAAATCCCAAAAGTATTGCGTGCCGGAAATGAGTGCAAACACAACGACGGCCCAGAGCAGGAGCATGCCTGTCATCAATGTGGACGGGAACCGGGGTTCGAGCGTAATCACACTGATGGCAGCAACCTGAAGGACCATTTTCGTTTTGCCCAGCTCGGAAGCCTGGAGCAGAATTCCCTGCACTGAGGCGATGGAACGAAGCCCGGTAACCGCCAGTTCGCGTCCCACGATGATGACCACCATCCACGCCGGGACAAGGTGCAGCCAGACCAGCGAAATAAACGCAGACGCCGTCAGCAGCTTGTCGGCAAGCGGATCCAGCAGAATCCCCAATGCCGTTACCTGCCCTCGCTTCCGTGCCAGGTATCCATCCAGCAGATCGGTTGCCGAAGCCAGCAGGAATACAACCACGGCCCAGATGTCCATGTTGTTTCCCTTCGTCAGCATCAGCACGACGATGAGGGGAACGAAAAAGATCCTTAGGACCGTTAGTGAAAGAGGCAAGTTCATATCAAATTGGAGTTTTCATCCCCAGCGGAACTTTACGGAAGAAAGGGTCGCTCGCCAGGGTATTCCACGGATTTCAGCAGGGAGCCTGACTGACACCCCCACTATAGCCAAGGCGATGCAGGGTGTCAACGGAAGTCAATAAACTCGTGAAAAGATTTTTGGTGCTCGATCCTTTCAGATTCATGTTTCCGGATTGAAATTCAAACACTCATTTTTGGGCGTGACCGCCGTCAAATTCTGTTGCGGGTTGCGCGCCATTCGCACTCCTCATTCGAGGTCGGAGAGGTCCGTTTTTATTTCATGTGGTTCGCGAACGAACGCATCCCTCAGTACATCTGCGGAGTGAAGGCCGCGGCGGGAAAAGCCAATCCACCTCTTTACAGAGCGCCATAACGGATCCCCGCTTCCAGGGCCTTTGCCGACTCATACGATGGCAAGCAGGCTACGGCTACCCAAAGAGCCTATACCCCTGGAGAATTGATTTGACCGGCAAAAGCAGGGGGTGGCAGGCTACAACTGCAAAGGACAGCCTTGCCCTCCATTTGTGCAAAACTTCACACCTCTTTCTTGGCCTCGTCAGACCAGAAATCCACCGCATTTATTAAGGTCGTCCTCATTAGCGGACCCTTAAGCCATTGAAACAAAAGGGTGATATCAAAATCGTTGGAAGAACCGATTTCGGAGCCCAATTTTCGAGAGCTGCTAAATGCGCAGTCAATAATATGTTTTCCACAGTTTTTTCCACAGGTTTCGAGGCCGCGAAAATACAGGGGTTTAGCGGTGTGTCATAAAGTCGATGGGCAGGCTGCTTTCGGATTTCAGCCTGTGCTTCATAGATCGCGCCAGGCGCGCACGAACCCGGACACGGTTGTCTTCATATCGGGTGGAAAGAACGTTCCCAGCCCGGTGCAAGAGAGCTAGACGCTGGCCGTCACCGGCGGAAAACTCAAACTCCGTCTCAACAATAGGGTCCTCTTCAAGGGCTGCATCAATAGTATTCTGCAGGGCATCGAGCCCTTCACCGGTGTGGGCGGAAACCTCCACCTGCCCGGTACCCTTCGGCAGCCTGGACCGCGCGGCTTT contains these protein-coding regions:
- a CDS encoding BlaI/MecI/CopY family transcriptional regulator; its protein translation is MIRHDHDKLSRRERQIMDILYQRQRASAAEIRESLPSAPSYSAVRALLRILEEKGHIRHEEKDLRYVYFPTAPRRRVRRRALRHVVDTFFEGSAAQAVAALLDPSAARLSDEELDRISDLIDQARNGGGS
- the amrA gene encoding AmmeMemoRadiSam system protein A, translating into MPPLIEEDRKTLLRVARQALEEGVCGVTELKELPHPAPALMEPRGAFVTLRKHGDLRGCIGHVQTSAPLYTTVQECAVAAALADPRFPPVMPDEAPLLHMEISVLTTPKDIAPDRIVLGEHGLIITRGWRRGLLLPQVPITWNWNREQFLEETCFKAGLPADAWKKGARIEAFTAEIFEEPPESPVHSPSQDRVPHITTH
- the pgsA gene encoding CDP-diacylglycerol--glycerol-3-phosphate 3-phosphatidyltransferase, which produces MNLPLSLTVLRIFFVPLIVVLMLTKGNNMDIWAVVVFLLASATDLLDGYLARKRGQVTALGILLDPLADKLLTASAFISLVWLHLVPAWMVVIIVGRELAVTGLRSIASVQGILLQASELGKTKMVLQVAAISVITLEPRFPSTLMTGMLLLWAVVVFALISGTQYFWDFRRKMEARLKHQTPGQLVVIPGGKDKEGEKDAAAH